The Aggregatilinea lenta genome includes a region encoding these proteins:
- a CDS encoding RNA polymerase sigma factor: MDQPVLHLVERIQAGDEEALLALHARYASLVYSVAYRIMNDAMAAEEVTQDTFMRLWHKAALYDAGKGSFVTWLLTIARRIAIDTFRRQRRDPILNTLWIDDNIEQWENTLSVGQNGELARLMRVLMDDLPGEQRQAIELAYFYGMTHSQISEYVDLPLGTVKTRLRLGMEKLRAAWIADPSTDPASNDHA, encoded by the coding sequence CATCCAGGCTGGCGACGAAGAGGCGCTGCTGGCGCTGCATGCCCGCTATGCGAGCCTCGTCTATTCGGTGGCGTACCGCATCATGAACGATGCGATGGCCGCCGAAGAAGTGACGCAGGATACGTTTATGCGGCTGTGGCACAAGGCGGCGCTCTACGACGCAGGCAAAGGCTCGTTCGTCACGTGGCTGCTGACGATTGCGCGGCGCATCGCAATCGACACGTTTCGCCGCCAGCGGCGCGACCCGATCCTGAACACGCTGTGGATCGACGACAACATCGAACAGTGGGAAAATACGTTGAGCGTCGGCCAGAACGGCGAGCTCGCGCGCTTGATGCGTGTGCTGATGGATGATCTGCCGGGCGAGCAGCGGCAGGCGATCGAGCTGGCATACTTTTATGGCATGACGCACAGCCAGATTTCAGAATACGTTGATCTGCCGCTGGGCACGGTCAAGACGCGCCTCCGGCTCGGCATGGAAAAACTGCGTGCGGCCTGGATTGCCGACCCATCGACAGATCCGGCATCTAACGATCATGCGTAG
- a CDS encoding anti-sigma factor → MEPEDLFDLIPAYALGALDADEKRRFEAWLREHPNAQSMLDDYRQVADHLVVMASPRPAPPHLQDDLRARLAADRGAKRPAALPKPDISPGRTLRLHRRWRRLALLAAAVVLLVVVGLVLIRPASAPGEDPAEAYARIAAVDDAGWYDVVPGDVTDTVTGDLVSSPDGDEAVIRVAQLPPIEQNQTFQLWLVDDSGSRVSGGLFRPGTDDATYIRVPLDQPLDNYQAFGVSLEPEGGSPMPDAPSGPRVFLVPLSS, encoded by the coding sequence ATGGAACCCGAAGACCTGTTTGACCTGATTCCGGCCTATGCGCTGGGAGCGCTCGACGCGGACGAGAAGCGCCGCTTCGAAGCGTGGCTGCGCGAGCATCCCAACGCGCAATCTATGCTGGACGATTACCGGCAGGTGGCCGATCATCTGGTGGTGATGGCCTCGCCCCGCCCCGCGCCGCCGCACCTGCAGGATGATCTGCGTGCCCGGCTGGCCGCCGACCGGGGCGCAAAGCGGCCCGCTGCCCTACCCAAACCGGACATCTCGCCGGGGCGCACGCTGCGGCTGCACCGCCGCTGGCGGCGTCTGGCGCTGCTGGCGGCAGCGGTCGTGCTGCTGGTCGTGGTTGGCCTTGTCCTGATCCGGCCCGCGTCCGCGCCGGGCGAAGACCCGGCGGAGGCATACGCGCGCATCGCCGCCGTTGACGACGCGGGCTGGTATGACGTGGTGCCCGGCGACGTGACGGACACCGTTACGGGCGACCTCGTGTCCTCGCCGGACGGCGACGAGGCCGTGATCCGCGTGGCGCAGCTTCCCCCCATCGAGCAGAACCAGACCTTCCAGTTGTGGCTGGTGGACGATAGTGGCAGCCGTGTGAGTGGCGGTCTGTTCCGTCCTGGAACAGACGATGCGACCTATATCCGCGTGCCGCTCGACCAGCCGCTGGACAACTACCAGGCGTTTGGCGTCTCGCTTGAGCCGGAAGGCGGCAGCCCCATGCCCGACGCGCCCAGCGGTCCGCGTGTGTTCCTCGTGCCGCTGAGTTCGTGA
- a CDS encoding DUF7282 domain-containing protein, protein MLKRLSIWAVIALLLAIFALPVHARQDQAAVTVSDQVSLDGTVTIDMVHSPTPGFIVIHADGGGSPGPVIGYRAVNAGDTYALQVTIDPLAATPTLFAMLHQDTGEAGVYEFGTVEGADGPVTVDGAPVTPPFNVNLIDAQDQIVDGAQVTLPSVVAQQDGWLVIHADADGGPGPVLGQAQVTAGANADVTVDLSSEATSTLWPMLHVDTGEIGTYEFGTVDGADGPVAVNGQVAVTPLRTVPHVRVDGQVLLFGDEMDMMMDSGAPMLVAKSVLADTAGWLVVHADADGAPGPVLGYTAVPAGLSTDVAVELDANALTPVVWPMLHVDTGAAGTYEFGTVEGADGPVSVDGSVLTFPVNVAPSLTLEDQTLDGSTLVIKQALIGGPGWIAVHSSQDGAPGPVIASYPLPEGLSTNIHIDVDPAQAGSQVFPMLHHDTGEMGVYEFGTVEGADGPISVGGSVVVGPLNLSGDAGMEMDASATEAADMDAMATEDAASMDSGATSALDGDALVSERCTVCHSRERIDNAVKDQAGWESTVDRMIGYGAQLTPEERQAVIDYLSNR, encoded by the coding sequence ATGTTAAAAAGACTGTCGATTTGGGCTGTTATCGCACTCCTGCTGGCCATTTTCGCCCTGCCAGTTCATGCCCGCCAGGACCAGGCGGCGGTCACCGTTTCCGATCAGGTCTCGCTGGACGGTACCGTCACTATTGATATGGTGCATAGCCCCACGCCGGGCTTCATCGTGATCCATGCGGATGGCGGCGGCTCGCCCGGCCCGGTGATCGGCTATCGCGCCGTGAACGCGGGCGACACTTACGCCCTACAAGTGACAATTGATCCGCTGGCCGCCACGCCGACGCTGTTCGCCATGCTGCACCAAGATACAGGCGAGGCGGGCGTCTACGAGTTCGGCACGGTCGAAGGGGCGGACGGCCCGGTGACAGTCGATGGCGCGCCGGTGACTCCGCCCTTTAACGTGAACCTGATCGATGCGCAGGATCAGATCGTGGACGGCGCGCAGGTGACCCTCCCCTCGGTCGTCGCGCAGCAGGACGGTTGGCTGGTGATCCATGCCGACGCGGACGGCGGCCCCGGCCCGGTGCTGGGGCAGGCCCAGGTGACTGCCGGAGCCAACGCCGACGTGACCGTTGACCTGAGCAGTGAAGCGACGAGCACGCTGTGGCCGATGCTGCACGTCGATACCGGCGAGATCGGAACCTACGAGTTCGGCACCGTCGACGGCGCAGACGGCCCGGTGGCGGTCAACGGCCAGGTCGCGGTGACGCCGCTGCGGACTGTGCCGCACGTCCGCGTGGACGGGCAGGTGCTGCTGTTCGGCGATGAGATGGATATGATGATGGATTCCGGCGCGCCGATGCTGGTTGCGAAGTCGGTCCTGGCCGACACCGCCGGGTGGCTGGTGGTTCATGCCGATGCAGACGGCGCGCCCGGCCCGGTGCTGGGGTACACGGCAGTTCCGGCGGGCCTCAGCACAGATGTGGCCGTCGAGCTTGATGCAAACGCCCTGACGCCGGTCGTGTGGCCCATGCTGCACGTCGATACCGGCGCGGCTGGCACCTATGAGTTCGGCACGGTCGAAGGCGCGGACGGCCCCGTTTCGGTCGATGGCTCGGTGCTGACCTTCCCGGTCAACGTCGCGCCGTCGCTCACGCTGGAAGACCAGACGCTGGACGGCTCGACCCTGGTTATCAAACAAGCGCTGATCGGCGGTCCCGGCTGGATCGCGGTACACAGCAGCCAGGACGGTGCGCCCGGTCCGGTGATCGCCAGCTACCCGCTGCCGGAAGGGCTGAGCACGAACATTCACATCGACGTGGATCCGGCCCAGGCAGGCAGCCAGGTCTTCCCCATGCTGCACCACGATACGGGTGAAATGGGCGTCTACGAGTTCGGCACGGTCGAGGGCGCGGACGGCCCGATCTCGGTCGGCGGCAGCGTCGTCGTGGGGCCGCTCAACCTCTCCGGCGACGCAGGCATGGAGATGGATGCCAGCGCCACAGAGGCCGCCGATATGGACGCGATGGCGACCGAAGACGCCGCGTCGATGGACAGTGGCGCGACGTCGGCGCTGGACGGCGATGCGCTGGTCAGCGAGCGCTGCACCGTCTGCCACTCCCGCGAGCGTATCGATAACGCCGTCAAGGATCAGGCGGGTTGGGAATCTACGGTGGACCGGATGATCGGTTACGGCGCGCAGCTCACGCCGGAGGAGCGTCAGGCGGTCATCGACTACCTCAGCAACCGCTAG
- a CDS encoding YgaP family membrane protein, whose product MALINFLASSTGRIVRIVAGAALVVLGLAVVGGTGGIILAVVGLVPLLAGLFDFCVFAPLFGMPFGGKDIRSRP is encoded by the coding sequence ATGGCGCTCATTAACTTTCTAGCAAGTTCGACGGGGCGCATCGTGCGCATTGTGGCCGGTGCGGCGCTGGTCGTGTTGGGTCTGGCCGTCGTCGGCGGCACAGGCGGGATCATTCTGGCGGTTGTTGGGTTGGTGCCGCTGCTGGCTGGCCTGTTCGACTTCTGTGTATTCGCGCCGTTGTTCGGCATGCCATTCGGCGGAAAAGACATTCGCAGCCGTCCATAA
- the panD gene encoding aspartate 1-decarboxylase codes for MQVSMLRAKLHHARVTDANIEYVGSITIDTDLLAQVKMIPYEQVLVVDVENGARFETYIIPGAAGSGVIQVNGAAAHLVNLGDRLIVMAFGLVEFPPIADWQPHVVVLDKRNAVLSIESEGRYT; via the coding sequence ATGCAAGTTTCCATGCTGCGGGCGAAGCTGCACCACGCCCGCGTGACAGACGCCAACATCGAGTATGTGGGCAGCATCACCATCGACACGGATCTGCTCGCGCAGGTGAAGATGATCCCCTACGAGCAAGTGCTGGTCGTGGACGTCGAAAATGGCGCGCGCTTCGAGACGTACATCATCCCCGGCGCGGCGGGCAGCGGCGTGATCCAGGTCAACGGCGCGGCGGCGCACCTCGTCAACCTGGGCGACCGCCTGATCGTGATGGCCTTCGGGCTGGTCGAGTTCCCGCCCATCGCGGACTGGCAGCCGCACGTCGTCGTGCTCGACAAACGCAACGCGGTCCTGTCCATCGAGTCGGAAGGGCGCTACACGTAA
- the panC gene encoding pantoate--beta-alanine ligase — translation MQVVKTVEEVRAARWTDPYLTWGLVPTMGTLHEGHLSLVRRARAENDRVAVSVFVNPIQFNRREDLDAYPRQLDHDLGLLEAEGVDLVWAPDEDQMYPSGFQTYVSVEEITQPLEGASRPGHFRGVTTVVAKLFNVIEPKHAYFGQKDAQQVAVIKQMVRDLGFNLAVVVCPIVREPDGLALSSRNLLLSLDERQAGLVLSRALNAARDEWMGGQRDAEHLRATMRAIVEAEPLARIDYISAADPITLRELEGSTDHALLSMAVFVGSVRLIDNLIVGYGEADLRA, via the coding sequence ATGCAAGTCGTAAAAACCGTAGAAGAGGTGCGCGCGGCCCGCTGGACCGATCCCTACCTCACCTGGGGCCTCGTGCCGACAATGGGCACGCTGCACGAGGGGCATCTGTCGCTGGTGCGGCGTGCGCGCGCCGAAAACGACCGCGTCGCGGTCAGCGTCTTTGTGAACCCGATCCAGTTCAACCGGCGCGAAGACCTCGACGCCTACCCGCGCCAGCTCGATCACGACCTGGGGCTGCTCGAAGCGGAAGGCGTGGATCTGGTCTGGGCCCCCGACGAGGACCAGATGTACCCGTCCGGCTTCCAGACGTACGTCAGCGTGGAGGAGATCACGCAGCCGCTCGAAGGCGCGTCGCGTCCGGGGCACTTCCGGGGCGTGACGACCGTGGTCGCCAAGCTGTTCAACGTGATCGAGCCAAAGCACGCCTACTTCGGGCAGAAGGACGCGCAGCAGGTCGCGGTCATCAAGCAAATGGTGCGCGACCTGGGCTTCAACCTCGCCGTGGTGGTGTGCCCCATCGTACGCGAGCCGGACGGGCTGGCGCTCAGCAGCCGCAACCTGCTGCTTTCGCTCGACGAGCGGCAGGCCGGATTGGTGCTCTCGCGGGCATTGAACGCCGCGCGCGACGAATGGATGGGGGGCCAGCGCGACGCGGAACACCTGCGCGCGACGATGCGCGCGATCGTCGAAGCCGAGCCGCTGGCGCGCATCGATTACATCAGCGCCGCCGACCCGATCACGCTGCGCGAGCTTGAGGGCAGCACGGATCACGCCCTGCTGAGCATGGCTGTATTCGTCGGAAGCGTACGGCTCATCGATAATCTGATCGTAGGCTACGGCGAGGCGGACCTGCGCGCCTGA
- a CDS encoding ketopantoate reductase family protein, translated as MRITILGIGALGCLFGARLSRHADVTLIGHWPEQIDALRAGLRYVHPDGHEDVIPLDVACGTDGVAPCDAALILTKASQIETSAREAAQMLKPDGVAITLQNGLGNRDVLAAAVGDERAAQGVTLQAASLRGPGVMVYGGEGPTHLAERFPGDPVIRDVGALLERAGCETHVVADVGALLWAKLVVNASINPLTAVLRVQNGVLLDSAWAHDLMVEAAREVAAVAAAQGVALPFADAGVYAERAAEMAALNRSSMLQDVLRGAATEIEMINGAVMRLGAASGVETPAVRTLYRLVKALEDTAQRRIR; from the coding sequence GTGCGCATAACGATTTTAGGCATCGGGGCGCTGGGCTGCCTGTTTGGGGCGCGCCTCAGCCGCCACGCGGACGTCACCCTGATCGGTCACTGGCCGGAGCAGATCGACGCGCTGCGCGCCGGGCTGCGCTACGTACACCCGGACGGGCACGAGGACGTGATCCCGCTGGACGTCGCGTGCGGAACGGACGGTGTCGCGCCGTGCGACGCGGCCCTGATCCTGACCAAAGCCTCGCAGATCGAGACGTCCGCGCGCGAAGCGGCCCAGATGCTCAAGCCGGATGGCGTAGCGATCACGCTGCAAAACGGCCTGGGCAACCGCGATGTGCTGGCAGCAGCGGTTGGGGACGAGCGCGCCGCGCAGGGCGTCACGCTGCAAGCCGCGTCGCTGCGCGGGCCGGGTGTGATGGTTTACGGCGGCGAAGGACCGACGCACCTCGCGGAGCGCTTCCCCGGCGATCCGGTGATCCGCGACGTTGGGGCGCTGTTGGAGCGCGCGGGCTGCGAAACGCACGTCGTGGCGGACGTGGGCGCGCTGCTGTGGGCCAAGCTGGTGGTGAACGCCTCGATCAATCCGCTGACGGCGGTCCTGCGCGTGCAAAACGGCGTGCTGCTGGACTCCGCCTGGGCGCACGATCTGATGGTCGAGGCCGCGCGCGAGGTGGCAGCGGTCGCGGCGGCGCAGGGCGTGGCGCTGCCGTTCGCTGATGCAGGCGTCTACGCGGAGCGGGCCGCTGAGATGGCCGCGCTCAACCGCTCGTCGATGCTGCAAGACGTGCTGCGCGGCGCGGCGACCGAAATCGAGATGATCAACGGCGCGGTGATGCGCCTGGGCGCGGCGTCGGGAGTCGAGACGCCCGCCGTGCGCACGCTGTACCGGCTGGTGAAAGCGTTGGAGGACACAGCGCAGAGACGAATCAGGTAG
- the panB gene encoding 3-methyl-2-oxobutanoate hydroxymethyltransferase, with translation MQTHRKVHNAMDKVTIHTLRQMKTRGEPISMLTAYDYPTALLIDQAKLEMALVGDTLGMVVHGFETTLPVTMDMMVLHCQAVRRGLKRALLVADLPFMSYQISPEQAKANAARLLAEGGADAVKLEGGQTVAATVRGLTETGIAVMGHVGLTPQSVSAMGGFKVQGKTLEAAQHVLDDARALEAAGVFAIVLEGIPAPLADIITRAVSVPTIGIGAGAGCDGQVLVMHDLLGLYDRFVPSFVKQYADLGAAMRGAFEAYRDDVRARTFPAAEHEFSLSDEVLQALRAHLDAPETE, from the coding sequence ATGCAAACGCATCGAAAGGTGCACAACGCGATGGACAAGGTCACGATTCACACCCTGCGGCAGATGAAAACGCGCGGCGAGCCGATCAGTATGCTCACCGCCTACGACTATCCGACCGCACTGCTGATCGACCAGGCCAAGCTCGAAATGGCGCTGGTCGGGGATACGCTCGGCATGGTGGTGCACGGCTTCGAGACCACGCTGCCGGTGACGATGGACATGATGGTGCTGCACTGTCAGGCGGTGCGGCGCGGCCTGAAACGCGCGCTGCTGGTGGCGGATCTGCCGTTCATGAGCTACCAGATCAGCCCGGAGCAGGCCAAAGCCAACGCCGCGCGCCTGCTGGCCGAAGGCGGCGCGGACGCGGTCAAGCTGGAAGGCGGGCAGACCGTCGCCGCGACCGTGCGCGGCTTGACCGAAACCGGCATCGCGGTGATGGGCCACGTCGGGCTGACTCCGCAGAGCGTCAGCGCGATGGGTGGCTTCAAGGTGCAGGGCAAAACGCTCGAAGCGGCGCAGCACGTGCTGGACGATGCGCGTGCGCTGGAAGCGGCGGGCGTCTTCGCCATCGTGCTGGAAGGCATCCCCGCGCCGCTGGCGGACATCATCACGCGCGCCGTGAGCGTACCAACGATCGGCATCGGCGCGGGCGCGGGCTGCGACGGGCAGGTGCTCGTCATGCACGACCTGCTCGGCCTCTACGACCGCTTCGTGCCCTCGTTCGTCAAGCAGTACGCCGACCTCGGCGCCGCCATGCGCGGTGCGTTCGAAGCGTACCGCGACGACGTGCGGGCGCGGACCTTCCCCGCCGCCGAGCACGAATTTTCGCTCTCGGACGAGGTGCTTCAGGCGCTGCGCGCCCACCTCGACGCGCCGGAGACGGAGTAA